From the genome of Thermaerobacter marianensis DSM 12885:
CGGTTCGCCGGGCACGGTCTACCTGGTGGGGGCCGGGCCGGGGGATCCCGAGCTGCTCACCCTGCGCGCCGCCCGCATCCTGGCCGCGGCGGACTGCGTGCTGTACGACCGCCTGGTGGCGCCCGCCATCCTGGCCCGGGTGCGCCCCGGGGCGGAGTGCATCCCGGTGGGCAAGGCCCCGCGTCCGGCGGCGGCCGACGGTGCGGCGGGATCGGCGGAGGACGCGGATCGCCCCGCCCGCGCCGCCGGTCCTCATCCCGGCGCGCCCGAAGTCGACGGGGGGTGGTCCCAGGAGGCCATCTTGCGGTTGCTGGTCGATCGGGCCCGGCGGCACCGGGTGGTGGTGCGGCTCAAGGGGGGCGACCCCATGGTCTTCGGCCGCGGCGGGGAGGAGCTGGCCTACCTGCGCCGCCACGGCATCCCCGTGGAGGTGGTGCCGGGGGTGACGTCGGCGGTGGCGGTACCCGCGCTGGTGGGGATTCCTCTGACATACCGCGGTGTGGCATCGTCCTTCACCGTGGCCAGCGGCCATTGCCAGGGCGGCACCAGCCAGGACTGGCGGCGCCTGGCCGCCGCCGACACCCTGGTGGTCCTCATGGGGGTGGCCCAGCGCCAGGCCATCGCCCGGTCCCTGATCGAGGCGGGGCGCCCGCCCTCGGAGCCGTGTGCCTTCGTGGAGCGGGGCACCTGGCCCGAAGAGCGGGTGGTCCGCACCACCCTGGCGGAGGTGGCGGCGGGAGCCGTGCAGGTCCAAGCCCCGGCCGTCTGGGTCATCGGCCCGGTGGCGGCCCTGGCGGACCCGCCGTCCCCGCGACCGGCAGGGGATTCAGACCCTGCCCGCACAACCGCCGATCCCGCCATCATGGCGAGCCCTAGGAGGTGATCCCGATGACCGGCCCAGAGCCTGCGCCCCGGCCCGGCCGCGCCCGCCGCGAGCGGCGGCCCCTGACCTGGGAGGAGGTCCGCCGCCGCAACCCGGTGGAGCGCATCAAGCACGAGAAGCTGCCCTTCGACCTGCTGGATGAGCTCCCGCGCCTGGCCGCCACCCACTACGAGGACATCCCCGAAGACGACATCCTCCGCCTGCAGTGGTGGGGGCTCTACCACGACAAGCCCAAGATCGGCACCTTCATGATGCGGGTCAAGATCCCGGGGGGGATCGTCACCCCGCAGCAGCTGCGGGTGATCGGCGAGATCTCCCGCCGGTTCGGCCGCAACAGCGGCGAGATCTCGACCCGCCAGAACATCCAGATCCACTGGATTGAGCTTCGGGACGTGCCGGCCATCTTCGACCTCTTGCGCCAGCATGGCCTGACCACCGCGGGGGCGTGCGGCGACATCCTGCGCAACATCACCAGTTGCCCCGTGGCCGGCCTCGACGCCGGCGAGCTCTTCGACACCCGGCCCTACGTGCGGGCCCTGGCGGACTTCTTCTACCACAACCGCGAGTACAGCGACCTGCCCCGCAAGCACAAGTGGACGCTGTCCGCGTGCCCGCACCAGTGCAATGCGCCGGAGATCCACGACGTGGGGCTGGTGGGCACCATGCTGGACGGCCGGCCGGGCTTTGCCGTGCTGGTGGGGGGCGGCCTCTCCACCTACCCCCGCCTGGCCGAGCCCTTGGGCGTGTTCGTCCCGCCGGAGGAACTCATCGACTTCCTGCGGGCCCTGCTGGAGGTCTGGAGCAGCGACCTCACCTACCGGGCCAACCGGGCCAAGGCGCGGTTCAAGTTCATGGTGGAAGATCACGGCCCCGAGGCCATCCGCAGCCGCATCGAGGAGCGGCTGGGCCGGCCCCTGCAGCGCCTGGAGGACGTGCCCGCTCCGGTCGGCCGCACGGAGCACCTGGGGATCCACCCCCAGAAGCAGGAGGGCCTGTACTACATCGGGTTCCCCGTCTTCCCGGGCCTGATCTCCGGCGAGCAGATGATGGCCGTCGCCGACCTGGTCGAGCGCTTCGGCGAGGACGTCCGCTTCACCCGCGAGCAGAACCTGATCGTCACGGGGGTGGCCGCCGATGACGTCGACCGGGTGGTGGCGGCCATGGCGGAGCTGGGCTTCCCCCTGGACGTCAACCCGGTGCGGGGCGGCAGCATCGCCTGCACTGGCAACCCCCACTGCAACTACGCGGTGGGCGACACCAAGCCGCAGCTGGTGCGGCTGGTGGAGCACCTGGAGCGCCGCTTCGGCCGCGCCATCGCCGGCCTGCACATCCACCTGGACGGCTGTCCCCACGCCTGCGGCCAGCACTGGGTGGGCGACATCGGCATCCAAGGCACCACCGCCCGGGACGAGCGCGGCGAGAAGATCCCCGCCTACGACATCCTGCTGCGCGGCGGCCTGGGGCGGGAGGCGGCCATCGGCCGGCCCGTGGCGCGGCGGGTGCCGGCCGGTGAGCTGGCCGGATACGTGGAGCGGCTGGTGGGCTTCTACCTCCAGCGGCGCCGGGAGGGCGAGTCGCCCCAGGCCTTCTTCCGCCGCCACGACGACGCCGAGCTCTTGGCCGTGATGGAGGGCCGGGCTGAGGCGGGGACCGCCGCCGGAGCCGGCGCCTGAAAGTAAGGAGGGATGCGCATGCGACCCGCGGGCACCACGCCGCCCTCCCGCCGGGACGTGATGGACGACTACGAGGCCGGCCAGTGGGCCGTCCACTTCGAGGACAAGGAGCCGGAAGACCTGCTGGAATGGGCCTTCGACCGCTTCGGGGAGCAGCGCCTGGCCCTGATCTCCAGCTTCCAGGCCGAGGCCAGCGTGCTGATCGACATGGCCTGGCGCATCAACCCCCGGGTGCGGGTTGTCACCGTCGACACCGGCCGCCTGCCCCAGGAGACCTACGAGTTGATCGACCGGGTGCGGGACCATTATGGCATCACCGTGGAGGTGGTGATGCCGGACCCGGTGCTGATCGGCCGCATGGTCCAACGACACGGGATCAACCTGTTCTACAAGGACGTCAACCTGCGCCTGCTCTGCTGCCACCTGCGCAAGGTCCTCCCCCTGCAGGGGGTGCTGGACCATCTCGACGCCTGGGTGACCGGCCTGCGCCGCGCCCAGTGGGCCACCCGCGCCAACATCCGCAAAGTGGAGATCGACCACGACCACGGCGGCCTGGTGAAGCTGAACCCCCTGGCCGACTGGAGCGACGACGACGTCTGGGACTACATCCGGCAGAACGGCGTCCCCTACCATGCCCTGTACGACCGCGGCTACACCAGCATCGGGTGCGCCCCCTGCACCCGGCCGGTGGAGCCGGGCGCCGACCCCCGCAGCGGCCGCTGGTGGTGGGAGAAGGACGCACCCAAGGAGTGCGGCATGCACTGCCCCATCGAGACGGGCGGGTTCGAGCACGAGGTGGAGGCCATCCTGGGCCACGACCTGGGTGGCCAGCTGAGCGGGTAGAACCCGGCCCGCCCCCGCCGCCCGGCGGCCCGCGTCCTTGCACGCCGGAGCCCGAGAGAGGTGAGCCCCATGCCCATCTCCCTGCAGGACGAAACGGCCCGGCTGATCGCGCAGGAGGCAGCCGCCTTCGCCGCCCAGGTCCGGCAGCCGGCAGCCCGCGAGGCCTTCGAGCGCCTGGCCGCGGCGGCGTCGGAGCGGTCCATCCCCGATGAGTTGCTGCCGGTGCTGGGCCAGCTGCTTCACCTGACGCTGACCAGCGGCCGGATCGCCGCCCGCTACGGCCCGCGGGAGGAACAGGTCCTCAGCGAGGTCTTCCGCCGCACGCCCGCGGGACGCCAGCTGGAAGAGCAGGTGGCCCAGGCCAACGCGGCCCTGGCGACGCTGCAGGGGCTGGCCATCGAACGCCTCCACCTGGCGGCGGCGGGGCCGGGCCGCTACCGCTTGGCCGTGGAGGCCGGCGGCCGCCGGCTGGTCCTGGACCTGGGTCCCGCCGGTGCCGGCGCCCGCAGCCTGGAGCTCGCCCTTTAGGGAAGGGAAGCCGCCCGATGCTTCCCCTTTCGTTGCCGATCCGTCGTCGCCGCGATCGCCCCAAACCCGCCCTTGCCGGCGAGAATGCAGAAAGGTGGTGTGCGACCTTGCCCCAGCGCGGGGTGACGGTCTGGTTCACGGGCCTGCCGGGAGCGGGGAAGTCGACCCTGGCCCGGGAGGTGGCGGCCCGGCTGCGGCAGCGCGGGCTGCCTGTGGAAGTCCTGGACGGGGACGTGCTGCGCCAGGGACTGTGCCGCGACCTGGGTTTCTCGCCCGACGACCGGCGCCGCCAGGTGGAGCGGGCCGCCTGGGTTGCCGGCACCCTGACCCGCCACGGCATCATCACCCTGGTGGCCGTCATCGCCCCCTACCGCGACAGCCGCGAGCAGGCGCGCCGCGAGATCGGCGACTTCCTGGAGGTCTACGTGCGGGCTCCCCTGGAGGTGCTGGTGGCCCGCGATCCCAAGGGCCTGTACCGCAAGGCACTGGCGGGTCAGATCCAGGGTTTCACGGGCGTCGACGCTCCCTACGAGGAACCCGAGCGCCCCGACCTGGTGTGCGACACCAGCCGCGAGACGGTGGCCGAGAGCACCGCCCGGGTCCTCCAGTTGCTGGAGGAACGCGGCTACCTGCCGCCGGCCCTGCCGGCCACGGCCCCTGCGCGGCCGGAGGATGGGCCAGGCCACGTGCAGGTCCGCGGCCCGGAGCCCGCCGGGGCAGGCTCGTCGCCGGTGGCGGCCCTCCCTGTCCCGGGCCCCATCCCGCCCCACGGCGGCACCCTGGTGTGGCGGACCCTGACCGGGGAGGACCGGGAGGCCGCCCTGGAACACGCCGCCCGCCTGCCCCGCGTGCCCCTGGACGAGCAGGCGGCGGCGGACCTGGAGCTCATCGCCACGGGCGCCTTCAGCCCCCTGACCGGCTTCATGGGCCGTGCCGACTACGAAGCCGTGGTGGACGCCATGCGCCTGGCCAGCGGAGTGGTCTGGCCGCTTCCCGTGACCCTGGCCGTCTCCCGCCGCCGGGCGGCCCGCCTGCGGCAGGGCGACGACGTCGCCCTGGTGGATGGCGCCGGTCGCCCCGTGGGGCTGATGCAGGTGACGGACATCTTTTCCTACGACAAGGAGCGGGAGGCGGAGGCGGTCTTCGGCACGACGGACGCCGCCCATCCGGGGGTGGCCCGCCTCTTCCGGCGCGGCGAGATCCTGCTGGGCGGGCCCGTCTGGTTCCTGGGCTGGCCGGGCCGGCCCCTTCCCGTGGGCCCCGCGCCCGCGGACCCGGTGCAAGCGGGGCCGGGGAAGGATCCCTTTGCCCCCTATCGCCTGACCCCCTGGCAGACCCGCCGTCTCATCGACCAGCGCGGGTGGCGCACCGTGGTGGGGTTCCAGACCCGCAATCCCGTCCACCGCGCCCACGAGTACCTGCAGAAGGTGGCGCTGGAGATGGTCGACGGCCTGCTGCTCCATCCCCTGGTGGGGCCCACCAAGGCCGACGACGTCCCCGCCCCCGTGCGCCTGCGCTGCTACCTGGAACTGCTGCGCCATTACTACCCGGCCCAGCGGGTGCTGTTTGCCGTCTTCCCCGCGGCCATGCGGTATGCCGGCCCGCGGGAGGCCCTGTTCCACGCCCTCTGCCGGAAGAACTACGGTTGCACCCACTTCATCGTGGGCCGCGATCACGCCGGCGTGGGCCACTACTACGGCGCCTACGACGCCCAGCGCATCTTCGACCGCTTCGCGCCGGAGGAACTGGCCGTCACGCCCCTGAAGTTCGAGCAGGCCTTCTACTGCCGCCGGTGCAGCGGCATGGCCACCACCAAGACCTGCCCCCACGGCGAGGACGACCGCGTGATCCTCAGCGGGACGCGGGTCCGGGCCATGCTGGCCGAAGGCCAGCTGCCGCCGCCGGAGTTTTCCCGGCCCGAGGTGGCCAGGATCCTGGTGGAAGCGGCCCGGTCCCGGGCGGCGTCGCCGGGGGCATGACCTGCCCGGCCGCGGAGCCTGCCCCCAGCCCGCGGGTCCTGTCCCGGTCCACGGGTCCTGTCCTGATGGCCGGCGGCAGCCCTTATATAATTGAAAGGAAGACAGCCGGAAGGGGGCAGCCCAGCCATGGACCTCCAGCAGTCCGGCGCCGCCGCCGCAGCCCAGGACCCGGCAGCCGCCCTGGTGGTGGTGGACGTCCAGAACGACTTCTGCCCCGGGGGCGCCCTGGCCGTCCCCGAGGGGGACCGGGTGGTACCGGCCCTCAACCGGTGGGTCGACGCCTTCCACCGCGCCGGCCGCGTGGTGGTCTACACCCAGGACTGGCACCCGGAGAACCACGTCAGCTTCCGCGCCCGGGGCGGGCCGTGGCCGGTCCATTGCGTCCAGGGAACCCGCGGCGCCGCCTTCCACCCCGATCTGGCGGTGCGGGGCGTGGTGTTCCGCAAGGGATTCGACCCGGACCGGGAAGCCTACAGCGGCTTCGACGGCGCCCTGGCCGAAGGCGAGCGGGACGTCCGGCCAGAGACCGGGCTGGCCGCCTGGCTGCGGGAGCAGGGGGTGCGGCGGCTCTACGTGGGCGGCCTGGCCACGGACTACTGCGTCCGCGCCACGGTCCTGGACGCCCTGCGGGAGGGGTTCCAGGTCACGGTGCTGGTCCCCGCCGTGCGGGCGGTGGACGTGACACCCGGCGACGGGCGGCGGGCCCTGGAGGAGATGCAGGCACGGGGCGCCGTGCTGGCCGGTGACGAGGGGGAGTCCGCGTGACCCTGCCCCGGGACGAACACGGCCCCGCCGGCGCTGCGGGGCCCGGCCGGGCCGGATCCGGCCTGGCCGGGTCGATCCCCGCGGGTCCCGCCGTCCTCGTCGTCGACGACGAGGACGCCCTGCTGGAACTGGTCGCCTACAACCTGCGGCGCAACGGCATGGAGCCCGTCCTGGCCCGGGACGGGGCCGAGGCCCTGCGCTGCATCGAGGAACGCCGGCCCCAGGTGATCATCCTGGACGTGATGCTGCCGGACACCGACGGCTTCACCCTGTGCCGCCACCTGCGGGAACGGGGCGTCCAGACCCCCATCCTGATGCTGACGGCCCGGGACAGCGAGATCGACAAGGTGCTGGGGCTGGAGCTGGGCGCCGACGACTACGTGACCAAGCCCTTCAGCCCCCGGGAGCTGGTGGCCCGCATCAAGGCGCTGCTGCGCCGGACCGAAGGGCGGCGCCAGCAGGTGGGCCCCATCGTGATCGACTACGCCGGCCACGAGGTCTACCGGGACGGCCAGCGGGTCCAGCTGACGCCCACGGAGTTCAAGCTGCTGGCCACCCTGGCGTCAGAACCGGGCCGCGCCTTCTCCCGGCAGGAGCTGCTGGACCGGGTCTGGGGCGAGGACGCCTTCGGCGACCCGCGGACGGTGGACGTCCACGTCCGCCACCTGCGCGAGAAGCTGGAGCGCAACCCCAGCCAGCCGGAGTGGATCCTCACCGTGCGCGGCCACGGCTACAAGTTGAACTCGCCGGTGGCGCGGCTGTAGGCTCAGGCCGCGTTGCCGCGAAAGGGCGGGACCCCCCGGTGACCACCCGTACAGGTGAACAAGGGATCGCCCCACGGAAGATCCCGTGGGATGGGCCACGGAGTTCCCTGCGGAATGCGCGGCCGGATTCCCGGCACGATCCCGTCCCGGCCGAGCCGGGCCTGCTCACCCGCCTGCGGGAAGCCTGGCTGCGCCTTCGCATGCCCCGGCCCGGCCAGCCCGCGCCATCCTTCAACCTGCCCCTGGCCGGTACCGGCGACCAGCACCTGCGGCTCGAGGACCTGCGGGGGCGGCCCGTGGTGCTGCTGTTCTTTCCCTTTGCCTTCAGCCCCGGATGCTGCAACGAGATCGAGGCGTTCACCGCCCGCTACCCCGACTTCGCCCGGCAGAGGGCCGAGGTGGTCGGCATCAGCACCGACAGTCCCTATGCCCTCCAGGCTTGGGCGGAGCGCTACCGGGTGCCCTTTCCCCTAGCCAGCGACTACAACCGCCGGGTGATCCGCCGCTACGGGGTCGCCATCTCGCGGTGGGGCCTCGAGCAGTTCGCCGACCGGGCCGTGTTCGTCCTGGACGAACACGGCCGCGTGCACTGGACATGGCGCGCCCCCGACCTGGGCTACCTGCCCGACCCCGCCCAGGTGCTGGCGCACCTGCCCCGCCCGGAGGCCTAGCGCCGCGGTGCACGGACAGGCGCCCGCGCGACGGGCAGCGCTAGCCGGCGCAGGCGCCCCTAGAACCCTTCCCGCCAGTCGTGCATGGCCTGCACCTGGCTCAGGTAGGCCGATACCTCCGCGTCCCGCCGGGCGTCGTCCCAGCCCAGGACCTCGGCCATGGCCGCGGCGGCCTCGGCCGCCACGCCGCGGCCGTTGTCGGTGCTCCACAACGCTTCGGGCACCCGCCGCCAGAGGGCGTCGGCCAGGGTGCAGGCCATCTCCTCCGCCGCCGCGTAGCGGGCCGCCGCCCGCACCCGGGCCACCCGGGGGCCGGCCTGGAGGTCGCCAGGCCGCAGGTAGCCCAGGACCCGGTCCATCTCGTCGCCGAAGTGGCGGGCCAGCCACTGGAGCTCCTCCACCGGCAGGCCGGTCTGTGCCGCCTTGTCCCGCAACTCCGCCTCCGTGGGAGGCCGGCGGCCGCCGGGCAGCGGCTCCTCGTCCACCGGCGCGCCCTTGGTCTCGGGGAAGACCCGGTCGACGATGTTCCGCGCCATCGCCTTGTAGGCCGTCAGCTTGCCGCCGGCCACGGTGATCAGGCCCGAGGGGCTCCAGTACAGCTGGTAGTCCCGGGAGATGGCGCTGGGATCGCGGGCGTCCCCCGGGTCGATCAGCGGCCGCAGTCCCGCCCAGGCGCTGATCACGTCGTCGGGGCCGAGGCCGGCGCCGGGGAAGTTGCGGTGCAGGGCATCCAGCACGTAGCGCACGTCGTCGGGCTCGGGCCGCGGGCGGGCCGGATCGTCCCTGTAGACGGTGTCGGTGGTCCCCGCATAGGCGAAGTCGCCCCGGGGCACGGCGAACATGATGCGCCCGTCGCGGCCGCGCATGGTCACCGCGTGCCGGATGGGCAGCCGGTCGCGGCGGAAGGCGATGTGGATGCCCTTGGTCAGGCGCAACAGGCGCGGCGAGGCCGGGTCGTCGAGCCGGCGCACGTGGTCGGCCCAGGGTCCCGTGGCGTTGAGGATCTTCCGCGCCCGGACGACGAACTCGTCCCCGCCCGGCGCCGCCTGGCCTGCGCCGCCGCCGGCGGCCGCCGTGCCCGTCGGAGCGGCCGTGGCCCGGGCAGGCCCGCCGCCCGCCCCGCCGGCCCCCGCGGTGGCGGCGCCGGCGTCCTGGGCGCCCCCACCCCGGGCGGTCTCCCCGGCTTCGGCCCCGCCGCCCGCACCATGGACCGCCAGGAGGTCACGGACCCGGACGCCCACCACCCGGCCGCCCGGGTCCTTGATGAACCCGGTGACCTCGGCATGGTTCACCACCACCGCACCCGCCGCCACCGCCTGCCGGGCGACGGTGGCCGTCAGGCGGGCGTCGTCGGTGACCGCGTCCACGTACATGCCGGCGCCCACCAGGCGGTCCTGGCGCAGCAGGGGCTCCACCTCCCGCACCTGCTGGGGGCTCAGCATGCGGTGGCGCAGGGTGCCCAGGCTGCGGCCGGCGTAACGGTCGTAGAGCCAGAGGCCGATGCGCAGCTGCCACAGCGGGTCGGGGTCCCCCCGGTAGACGGGGAACACGAACCACTCGGCCCGCACCAGGTGGGGCGCCAGCCGCAGGAGGCGCATGCGCTCCACAACCGCCTCGTGGACCAGCCGGAAATCCCGCTCCTTCAGGTACCGCAGGCCGCCGTGGATCAGCTTGGTCGAGCGGCTGCTGGTGCCGGCGGCGAAGTCCCGTGCCTCCACCACCGCCACCCGCAGCCCCCGGTGGGCCGCCTCCCGCGCCACGCCGCTCCCCGTGATGCCGCCCCCGATGATCAGCAGGTCGAAGGTCTCCTGCTGGAGCTGGGCCAGCGCCCGCTGGCGATCCACTGCCACCGCCTCCCACCGTCGAACTGCCGGCCGCTGCCGGCTGCGACTCCTTCCATGGGTCCCTGGGACGCTGCGGCCCCGCCGGCACGCCGCGCGAGGCTGCGGGGCGCGGCCTGGAGCGGGGCGTGGGACCCCGCCCCCGCCGCGGCCTCTGGCGCACCGCCCGGGACGCTCCCAGGCTGCCCCCGGGGGCCGTGCGCCCGAGGGCAGGGCGGGGCGGCCGGCGGACCGGCCGCCCCGCCCCCTGCCGTCACTGGGCCGGTTCTTCCCAGCCCTTGGCCCGCTCCACGGCCCGTTTCCAGCCGGCATACAGCCGCTCGCGGGTCTCCTCCGGCATGGCCGGCTCGAACCGCCGGTCCCGCTGCCAGAACTGCTCGATCTCCTCCCGGTTCTTCCAGAAGCCCACCGCCAGGCCCGCCAGGTAGGCGGCCCCCAGGGCCGTGGTCTCGTTGACTACCGGCCGGTCCACCGGCACCCCCAGCAGGTCGGCCTGGAATTGCATGAGGAAGTTGTTGACCACGGCGCCGCCGTCGACCCGCAAGGCGCTCAGGGTCAAGCCCGAGTCGGCCTCCATGGCGCTCAGCACGTCCCGGGTCTGGTAGGCGATGGACTCCAGGGCCGCCCGCGCCAGGTGGGCCCGGCCGGTCCCGCGGGTGATGCCGACGATGGTGCCGCGGGCGTACGGATCCCAATAGGGAGCGCCCAGGCCGGCGAAGGCGGGCACCAGGTAGACGCCGCCGGTATCCTCCACCGAGCGGGCCAGGGGCTCGGTATCAGCCGCCTTCTCGATGATCTTCAGCTCGTCCCGCAGCCACTGGACCACGGCGCCGGCGATGAAGATGGAGCCCTCCAGGGCGTACTCCACCTTGCCGTCGACGCCCCAGGCCACGGTGGTGATCAGGCCGTGCTCCGAGCGGGCGGGCCGATGGCCGGTGTTCATCAGGACGAAGGCGCCGGTGCCGTAGGTGTTCTTGGCCATGCCGGGCCGGAAGCAGGCCTGGCCGAAGAGGGCCGCCTGCTGGTCGCCGGCGATGCCGGCGATGGGGATCGCCCCGCCCAGCAGGGCCGGGTCCGTTTCGCCGTACACCTGGCTGGACGGCCGCACCTCGGGCAGCATGGCGCGGGGGATGTTGAGCTCCTGCAGCAGCTCGTCGTCCCAGTCCAGGGTGTGGATGTTGAAGATCAGAGTGCGGGAGGCGTTGGAGTAGTCGGTGACGTGGACCCGGCCGCCCGTCAGCTTCCACACCAGCCACGTGTCCACGGTGCCGAAGAGCACCTCGCCGCGCTGGGCCCGCTCCCGCAGCCCCGGGACGTTGTCCAGGAGCCAGGCGATCTTGGTCCCTGAGAAGTAGGGATCCACCACGAGGCCCGTCTTCTCGCGGAACAGCGCCTCCCGGCCGCGCCGCTTCAGTTCGGTGCACAGGTCGGCCGTGCGCCGGTCCTGCCAGACGATGGCGTTGTGCACCGGCTCACCCGTCGCCCTGTCCCACACGATGGTGGTCTCGCGCTGGTTGGTCACGCCGATGGCGGCCACATCCGCATAGGAGGCGCCCGCCTCCTTCAGCACCGCCTTGGCCACGGCGATCTGGGAGTCCCAGATGTCCAGGGGGTCGTGCTCGACCCAGCCCGGCCTGGGGTAGATCTGCCGGAACTCCTGGTTGCGCACCGCCACCACGCTGCCCTGGCGGTCGAACAGGATGGCCCGCGAGCTGGTGGTGCCCTGATCCAGGGCCAGCACGTACCGCGCCATGCCGCTTTCCCTCCTCGGGCTTCTCCGTCCCGCGGGGCTCCGTGGCCCCGCTGCGCGTGCCGTTCCGTCCGTTCCGTCGTCACGGCTTGCCGGTCGAACCGGCCTGCCGGTCATCCTGGCCCGGCCCGCCGCCCGCCGTCCGGGCGCAGCCGCCGCGGGCCGCCTTCGCCCGGCGGGACGGCGAGCCGGGCCCCGTTGCGAGACGTCGTCTCCGCATTTAGTCTAGTCCGCGGGCCGCGCCGGCTCCGCCGCCTCCGCCGGTTCGTCCGGGATCTTGGGCATGCCCCGGACCTCCTCGGCCCGCTGCCGCACCACCGCGGCCGGCTCACCCACCGACGCCGTCACCGCGGCCACCACCGCGGCTTCCACCAGGGGCGCATCGGCCAGGACCACCCGCTGGCGCTTCTCGCCGGGTAACAGGTCGAGGGCGGTGACGGCGTTGAGGTAGGCGCTGCCGAGGTCGAACAGCACCACGGCTTCGCGGGCCCGCTCCAGCGCCTCCTCAAGGGCCGCCAGGATGGCCGAGGCATCGGTGCCCAGGCTGCCGTCCTCCAGGCCGGCCGCCACCAGGATGGGAACGCCCGGCCCCGCCATCTGGGCCGCCAGCTCCCGCACGCCTTCCGCCAGGGTGCGGCTGTGGGAGACCAGCACCAGCGCGGTCGCCGCAGCGGGCGCCGTCACGCTTCCGTCCCCCCCGGTAGGGTCTCCGCCGCCGCTTCCATCATCAGGGTGGCGCTCAGGGAACCCGGATCCCGGTGGCCGCGGGAGCGCTCGCCCAGGTAGCTGGCCCGGCCCTTGGTGGCCACCATTGGGATGGTGGCATCGGAGCCCTGGCGGGCGGCCCGGGCCGCCTCGGCCAGCGCCTCGCCCAGCCCCGCGCCCCGTCCCAGGGCGGCCTCCAGCGCCTCGACGGCCGGCCCCAGGGCGTCCACCATGGTCTTCTCGCCCCGGGCGGCCTTGCCGCGCTCCTGGATCCCCGCCAGGGCCGCCTTGAACATGGCCGCCACGTCGGCCGGCGACAGGGCCTCCTTGCCCGCGGCGACCCCGGCGGCGCGCAGGAAGGCGGTCCCGTACAGCGGACCCGAGGCCCCGCCCACCTTCGAGATCAGGGCCATGGCGACGGCCTTGAGCAGGTCGGCCGGCGCGGCGCCCTCGCCGGGAAGCCGCTCCAGCGCCGCCTGCAGGCCCCGGTCCATGTTGGTGCCGTGGTCGGCGTCGCCGATGGCCGCGTCCAGGGCCGTCAGCTCGTCCTTGTGCGCCGCCACCTTCTCGGCGAACCGCCGGATGAAAGCCCGGACGCGCTCGCCGTCCACGGTGGCCGGTTCGTCCCCTGCCATGCCCGTCACCTCACGCACCCCACCGCAGGGCCGGCGTGTGGACCGGCGCGTCCCACAGCCGCAGCAGCTCGTCGTCGGCCCGGAGCAGGGTGATGGAGCAGCCCTGCATCTCCAGGCTCGTGATGTAGTTGCCCACCAGGTTGCGGGCCACGGTGATGCCCTTCTCGCGCAGGATGGCAGCCAGCTTGCGGTACACGATGTAGAGCTCCATCAGGGGCGTGCCGCCCATGCCGTTGACCATGGCGATGACCTGCTCGCCGCCCTTGAGCCCCAGGTCCTCGATGACCGGCCCGGCCAGCATCTCGGTGATCTCGTCGGCCGGCCGCAGCTTCATCCGCTCCCGGCC
Proteins encoded in this window:
- the glpK gene encoding glycerol kinase GlpK; the encoded protein is MARYVLALDQGTTSSRAILFDRQGSVVAVRNQEFRQIYPRPGWVEHDPLDIWDSQIAVAKAVLKEAGASYADVAAIGVTNQRETTIVWDRATGEPVHNAIVWQDRRTADLCTELKRRGREALFREKTGLVVDPYFSGTKIAWLLDNVPGLRERAQRGEVLFGTVDTWLVWKLTGGRVHVTDYSNASRTLIFNIHTLDWDDELLQELNIPRAMLPEVRPSSQVYGETDPALLGGAIPIAGIAGDQQAALFGQACFRPGMAKNTYGTGAFVLMNTGHRPARSEHGLITTVAWGVDGKVEYALEGSIFIAGAVVQWLRDELKIIEKAADTEPLARSVEDTGGVYLVPAFAGLGAPYWDPYARGTIVGITRGTGRAHLARAALESIAYQTRDVLSAMEADSGLTLSALRVDGGAVVNNFLMQFQADLLGVPVDRPVVNETTALGAAYLAGLAVGFWKNREEIEQFWQRDRRFEPAMPEETRERLYAGWKRAVERAKGWEEPAQ
- a CDS encoding glycerol-3-phosphate dehydrogenase/oxidase yields the protein MAVDRQRALAQLQQETFDLLIIGGGITGSGVAREAAHRGLRVAVVEARDFAAGTSSRSTKLIHGGLRYLKERDFRLVHEAVVERMRLLRLAPHLVRAEWFVFPVYRGDPDPLWQLRIGLWLYDRYAGRSLGTLRHRMLSPQQVREVEPLLRQDRLVGAGMYVDAVTDDARLTATVARQAVAAGAVVVNHAEVTGFIKDPGGRVVGVRVRDLLAVHGAGGGAEAGETARGGGAQDAGAATAGAGGAGGGPARATAAPTGTAAAGGGAGQAAPGGDEFVVRARKILNATGPWADHVRRLDDPASPRLLRLTKGIHIAFRRDRLPIRHAVTMRGRDGRIMFAVPRGDFAYAGTTDTVYRDDPARPRPEPDDVRYVLDALHRNFPGAGLGPDDVISAWAGLRPLIDPGDARDPSAISRDYQLYWSPSGLITVAGGKLTAYKAMARNIVDRVFPETKGAPVDEEPLPGGRRPPTEAELRDKAAQTGLPVEELQWLARHFGDEMDRVLGYLRPGDLQAGPRVARVRAAARYAAAEEMACTLADALWRRVPEALWSTDNGRGVAAEAAAAMAEVLGWDDARRDAEVSAYLSQVQAMHDWREGF
- the dhaM gene encoding dihydroxyacetone kinase phosphoryl donor subunit DhaM; translated protein: MTAPAAATALVLVSHSRTLAEGVRELAAQMAGPGVPILVAAGLEDGSLGTDASAILAALEEALERAREAVVLFDLGSAYLNAVTALDLLPGEKRQRVVLADAPLVEAAVVAAVTASVGEPAAVVRQRAEEVRGMPKIPDEPAEAAEPARPAD
- a CDS encoding redoxin domain-containing protein, with the translated sequence MTTRTGEQGIAPRKIPWDGPRSSLRNARPDSRHDPVPAEPGLLTRLREAWLRLRMPRPGQPAPSFNLPLAGTGDQHLRLEDLRGRPVVLLFFPFAFSPGCCNEIEAFTARYPDFARQRAEVVGISTDSPYALQAWAERYRVPFPLASDYNRRVIRRYGVAISRWGLEQFADRAVFVLDEHGRVHWTWRAPDLGYLPDPAQVLAHLPRPEA
- the dhaL gene encoding dihydroxyacetone kinase subunit DhaL, with protein sequence MAGDEPATVDGERVRAFIRRFAEKVAAHKDELTALDAAIGDADHGTNMDRGLQAALERLPGEGAAPADLLKAVAMALISKVGGASGPLYGTAFLRAAGVAAGKEALSPADVAAMFKAALAGIQERGKAARGEKTMVDALGPAVEALEAALGRGAGLGEALAEAARAARQGSDATIPMVATKGRASYLGERSRGHRDPGSLSATLMMEAAAETLPGGTEA
- a CDS encoding response regulator transcription factor, encoding MTLPRDEHGPAGAAGPGRAGSGLAGSIPAGPAVLVVDDEDALLELVAYNLRRNGMEPVLARDGAEALRCIEERRPQVIILDVMLPDTDGFTLCRHLRERGVQTPILMLTARDSEIDKVLGLELGADDYVTKPFSPRELVARIKALLRRTEGRRQQVGPIVIDYAGHEVYRDGQRVQLTPTEFKLLATLASEPGRAFSRQELLDRVWGEDAFGDPRTVDVHVRHLREKLERNPSQPEWILTVRGHGYKLNSPVARL